The following are encoded together in the Streptomyces tsukubensis genome:
- a CDS encoding HAMP domain-containing sensor histidine kinase, whose protein sequence is MPAPGVGRLRPFSVKAKLATLVVTSVFITTGLLMVALRTDTELRFITVFSVIATLLITQFVAHGLTSPLAEMTTVARSISHGDYTSRVSGTGRRDELGDLASTINRMADDLEAQDHHRKELVANVSHELRTPIAALRAVLENVVDGVSEADPETMRTALKQTERLGRLVETLLDLSRLDHGVVPLRTQRFEVWPYLSGVLKEAQLPGTAAAQRGLVSRSGSHTRTDVHLHLDVSPPELTAHADVERLHQVVANLIDNAVKHSPPHGRVTVRARDGGTSGSLALEIMDEGPGIPRSEWHRVFERFNRGSSPKAHGPGSDGGTGLGLAIARWAVDLHGGRIGVAESSRGCRILVTLPGQASRNELT, encoded by the coding sequence GTGCCCGCCCCCGGAGTCGGGCGGCTGCGGCCGTTCTCCGTCAAGGCGAAGCTCGCGACCCTGGTGGTGACCTCGGTCTTCATCACCACCGGACTGCTGATGGTGGCGCTGCGCACCGACACCGAGCTGCGCTTCATCACCGTCTTCTCGGTGATCGCGACACTCCTGATCACCCAGTTCGTGGCGCATGGCCTGACCTCCCCGCTCGCCGAGATGACGACGGTGGCGCGCTCCATCTCGCACGGCGACTACACGAGCAGGGTCAGCGGTACGGGCCGCCGCGACGAGCTGGGCGACCTCGCGTCGACCATCAACCGCATGGCCGACGACCTGGAGGCCCAGGACCACCACCGCAAGGAACTGGTGGCCAACGTCTCCCACGAGCTGCGCACCCCCATCGCGGCCCTGCGCGCCGTCCTGGAGAACGTGGTCGACGGAGTGTCCGAGGCGGACCCCGAGACGATGCGTACGGCGCTGAAGCAGACCGAGCGCCTCGGCCGCCTCGTGGAGACCCTGCTTGACCTCTCCAGGCTCGATCACGGGGTCGTCCCCCTGCGTACCCAGCGCTTCGAGGTGTGGCCCTACCTGTCGGGCGTACTCAAGGAGGCGCAGCTGCCGGGGACGGCGGCGGCGCAGCGCGGGCTCGTCTCACGCTCGGGCAGCCACACGCGTACGGACGTACATCTGCACCTGGACGTGTCGCCGCCGGAACTGACCGCCCACGCGGATGTGGAGCGGCTGCACCAGGTGGTGGCGAATCTCATCGACAACGCCGTGAAACACAGCCCGCCGCACGGCAGGGTCACTGTGCGTGCGCGTGACGGAGGCACTTCGGGGTCGCTCGCCCTGGAGATCATGGACGAGGGGCCCGGTATTCCGCGCTCGGAGTGGCACCGGGTCTTCGAGCGTTTCAACCGCGGATCGTCACCGAAGGCACACGGTCCGGGGAGTGACGGCGGTACGGGACTCGGCCTCGCCATCGCCCGCTGGGCCGTGGATCTGCACGGTGGGCGCATCGGAGTGGCTGAATCTTCGCGTGGCTGCCGGATCTTGGTCACCCTTCCGGGGCAGGCCTCGCGGAACGAGTTGACGTAG
- a CDS encoding spermidine synthase family protein, with amino-acid sequence MIETCDHEAPVVLDRREGPYGEVVLRGHGGLLQIIANGTFLMDTSDGRSERLLVDAALGALDGRAAPSVLIGGLGVGFSLTHAAADPRWGRIVVVEREEAIIGWHRAGPLSALSERALGDPRTEILHTDLVGYLRRTTDTYDALCLDIDNGPDWTVDESNDGLYSPAGLASCHDRLTPGGVLAVWSARPSTAFEERVRNSGFHMVRTEEIVVARGVPDVVHLAIRAA; translated from the coding sequence ATGATCGAGACCTGTGACCACGAAGCGCCGGTCGTCCTCGACCGGCGCGAGGGCCCCTATGGGGAGGTCGTTCTGCGTGGCCACGGTGGCCTGCTCCAGATCATCGCCAACGGGACGTTCCTGATGGACACCTCGGACGGCCGCTCCGAACGGCTGTTGGTGGACGCGGCCCTGGGCGCACTCGACGGCCGGGCAGCACCCTCCGTACTCATCGGTGGTCTCGGCGTCGGCTTCTCCTTGACGCACGCGGCGGCCGATCCACGCTGGGGGCGGATCGTGGTGGTCGAGCGCGAGGAGGCGATCATCGGCTGGCACCGTGCGGGGCCACTGAGCGCGCTCTCCGAGCGGGCCCTCGGCGATCCCCGTACGGAAATCCTGCACACCGACCTCGTCGGGTATCTGCGCCGCACCACCGACACCTACGACGCTCTCTGCCTCGACATCGACAACGGCCCCGACTGGACCGTGGACGAGTCCAACGACGGGCTGTACTCACCCGCGGGACTCGCCTCCTGTCATGACCGGCTGACGCCTGGAGGGGTCCTCGCGGTGTGGTCCGCCCGACCTTCCACAGCATTCGAGGAAAGAGTGCGGAATTCCGGATTCCACATGGTCCGTACGGAAGAGATCGTGGTTGCCCGGGGCGTTCCGGACGTGGTTCATCTCGCTATAAGGGCTGCGTAG
- a CDS encoding response regulator transcription factor: MEQTHTSHSGAAATTPSAQRRVLVVEDDPTIVDAISARLRAEGFLVQTALDGPSAVDTAEAWQPDLLILDIMLPGFDGLEVCRRVQAQRPVPVMMLTARDDETDMLVGLGVGADDYMTKPFSMRELAARVHVLLRRVERAALAASTPRAGILRLGELEIDHAQRRVRVRGEDVHLTPTEFDLLVCLANTPRAVLSREQLLAEVWDWADASGTRTVDSHIKALRRKIGAERIRTVHGVGYALETPTP; encoded by the coding sequence ATGGAGCAGACACACACCTCCCACAGCGGCGCGGCGGCGACGACGCCCAGCGCCCAGCGCCGGGTGCTGGTGGTAGAGGACGACCCGACGATCGTCGACGCCATCTCGGCCCGGCTCAGGGCCGAGGGCTTCCTCGTACAGACGGCGCTCGACGGCCCCTCAGCCGTCGACACCGCCGAGGCGTGGCAGCCTGACCTGCTGATCCTCGACATCATGCTGCCCGGCTTCGACGGACTTGAGGTGTGCCGCCGGGTCCAGGCCCAGCGGCCGGTACCGGTCATGATGCTGACGGCGCGGGACGACGAGACCGACATGCTGGTCGGACTCGGAGTCGGCGCCGACGACTACATGACGAAGCCTTTCTCCATGCGTGAGCTGGCAGCGCGTGTCCACGTACTGCTGCGCCGCGTGGAGCGGGCGGCCCTCGCGGCCTCCACCCCGCGCGCCGGCATCCTGCGCCTCGGCGAGCTGGAGATCGACCACGCCCAGCGCAGGGTCCGTGTCAGGGGTGAGGACGTGCACCTGACGCCGACCGAGTTCGACCTGCTGGTCTGCCTGGCGAACACGCCCCGCGCTGTGCTCTCCCGCGAACAGCTCCTGGCCGAGGTGTGGGACTGGGCCGACGCGTCCGGCACCCGTACCGTCGACAGCCACATCAAGGCACTGCGCCGCAAGATCGGCGCGGAACGCATCCGTACGGTGCACGGCGTGGGGTATGCCCTGGAGACACCGACGCCATGA
- the lon gene encoding endopeptidase La — protein sequence MASTSTPLTLPVLPLDDEVVLPGMVVPLDLSDSDVRAAVEAAQAASRAEGPTGAKPQVLLVPRIDGEYVGTGVLGSVEQVGRLADGDPGALIKGRRRMRIGAGTTGPGAALWVEATGLEESVPEPLPGAVTELVTEYKALATDWLKKRGAWQVVDRVQQIDDVSALADNSGYSPFLTTAQKVVLLETADPVKRLKIASAQLREHLAEQDVAESIAKDVQEGVDKQQREFLLRRQLEAVRKELRELGGQSGEDESDDYRTRVEAADLPEHVREAALKEVDKLERSSDQSPEGGWIRTWLDTVLELPWNERTEDAYDIRGARSVLDAEHAGLDDVKERITEYLAVRKRRADRGLGVVGGRRGGAVLALVGPPGVGKTSLGESVAHAMGRKFVRVALGGVRDEAEIRGHRRTYVGALPGRVVRAIKEAGSMNPVVLLDEIDKVGSDFRGDPAAALLEVLDPAQNHTFRDHYLEVELDLSDVVFLATANVLESIPEALLDRMELVRLDGYTEDEKVVIARDHLVPRQLERAGLASDELTVDESALRKLAGEYTREAGVRNLERGIARLLRKVAAQHELGQQELPFTVKDEHLRGFIGRPHHVPESAQDPAERRTAVPGVATGLAVTGAGGDVLFVEASLADPETGASGLTLTGQLGDVMKESAQIALSFLRSRGAELELPVADLKERGVHIHFPAGAVPKDGPSAGITMTAALASLLSGRQVRTDVAMTGEVSLTGRVLPIGGLKQKLLAAQRAGVTTVVIPKRNEADLDDVPAEVLDKLEVHPVTDVRQVLEIALAPAQASARVPAAA from the coding sequence ATGGCATCGACGTCCACTCCGCTCACCCTGCCCGTGCTGCCGCTCGACGACGAGGTAGTGCTGCCAGGCATGGTCGTGCCCCTGGACCTGTCAGACAGCGATGTGCGCGCCGCCGTGGAGGCGGCGCAGGCCGCGTCGCGCGCCGAGGGACCCACGGGCGCCAAGCCCCAGGTTCTGCTGGTGCCGAGGATCGATGGCGAATATGTCGGCACGGGAGTGCTCGGCAGTGTGGAACAGGTCGGCCGACTGGCCGACGGCGATCCAGGCGCCCTCATCAAGGGCCGCCGCAGGATGCGGATCGGCGCGGGCACCACGGGTCCAGGGGCCGCGCTGTGGGTCGAGGCGACCGGCTTGGAGGAATCCGTGCCCGAGCCACTGCCCGGCGCGGTGACCGAGCTGGTCACCGAATACAAGGCCCTCGCCACCGACTGGCTGAAGAAGCGCGGCGCCTGGCAGGTGGTGGACCGCGTCCAGCAGATCGACGACGTGTCGGCGCTCGCCGACAATTCGGGTTACTCACCTTTCCTCACCACCGCCCAGAAGGTCGTCCTGCTGGAGACCGCCGACCCGGTGAAGCGACTCAAGATCGCCTCCGCCCAGCTGCGTGAGCACCTCGCCGAGCAGGACGTCGCCGAGTCCATCGCCAAGGACGTTCAAGAGGGAGTGGACAAGCAGCAGCGCGAGTTCCTGCTGCGCCGCCAGCTCGAAGCGGTCCGCAAGGAACTGCGCGAGCTGGGCGGACAGAGCGGCGAGGACGAGTCCGACGACTACCGTACGCGGGTGGAGGCGGCCGACCTGCCCGAGCATGTACGGGAGGCGGCACTCAAAGAGGTCGACAAGCTGGAGCGTTCCAGCGACCAGAGCCCCGAGGGCGGCTGGATCAGGACCTGGCTCGACACCGTCCTCGAACTCCCGTGGAACGAAAGGACCGAGGACGCCTACGACATCCGCGGCGCCCGGTCCGTGCTCGACGCCGAGCACGCGGGCCTTGACGACGTGAAGGAGCGCATCACCGAGTACCTGGCGGTGCGCAAGCGCCGTGCCGACCGGGGTCTCGGCGTCGTCGGCGGACGCAGGGGTGGCGCGGTGCTGGCTCTCGTCGGACCTCCCGGTGTCGGCAAGACCTCCCTCGGTGAATCCGTCGCACACGCGATGGGCCGCAAGTTCGTCCGTGTGGCACTCGGTGGTGTCCGTGACGAGGCGGAGATCCGCGGCCACCGGCGTACATACGTCGGTGCGCTGCCCGGACGGGTCGTGCGGGCCATCAAGGAGGCCGGATCGATGAACCCGGTCGTCCTGCTCGACGAGATCGACAAGGTCGGTTCCGACTTCAGGGGCGACCCGGCGGCGGCGCTGCTCGAAGTCCTCGACCCGGCGCAGAACCACACCTTCAGGGACCACTACCTGGAGGTCGAGCTGGACCTGAGCGACGTGGTCTTCCTGGCCACCGCCAACGTCCTCGAATCCATCCCCGAGGCGCTGCTCGACCGTATGGAGCTGGTGCGCCTCGACGGTTACACCGAGGACGAGAAGGTCGTCATCGCCCGCGACCACCTCGTTCCGCGCCAGTTGGAGCGGGCGGGTCTCGCGAGTGACGAGCTGACCGTGGACGAATCGGCGCTGCGCAAGCTGGCCGGTGAGTACACCAGGGAAGCGGGCGTCCGGAATCTGGAGCGCGGCATCGCCCGGCTGCTGCGCAAGGTCGCGGCCCAGCACGAGCTCGGACAGCAGGAGCTACCGTTCACCGTCAAGGACGAGCACCTGCGCGGGTTCATCGGGCGGCCGCACCACGTGCCCGAGTCCGCCCAGGACCCGGCCGAGCGCCGCACGGCGGTGCCCGGTGTGGCCACGGGACTCGCGGTGACGGGCGCGGGAGGTGACGTGCTCTTCGTCGAGGCCTCGCTGGCCGACCCGGAGACAGGTGCCTCGGGGCTGACCCTGACCGGCCAGCTCGGCGACGTGATGAAGGAGTCCGCGCAGATCGCGCTCTCCTTCCTCCGCTCGCGCGGCGCGGAGCTGGAACTGCCCGTCGCCGACCTCAAGGAACGCGGCGTGCACATCCACTTCCCCGCGGGCGCGGTCCCCAAGGACGGCCCGAGCGCGGGCATCACCATGACCGCAGCACTGGCCTCACTGCTCTCCGGCAGGCAGGTCAGGACGGACGTGGCGATGACGGGTGAGGTGTCGCTGACCGGACGGGTGCTGCCGATCGGCGGGCTCAAGCAGAAGCTGCTGGCCGCTCAACGGGCCGGAGTCACCACAGTCGTGATCCCCAAGCGGAACGAGGCCGATCTGGACGACGTTCCCGCCGAGGTCCTCGA